AAAAAATATATCATTAACAGTAAAATTGGGTTTTTGGCAATAGAAAATCATTGCAGGGTTACAAAAGTGGTCCTTTTATCCACCCTGCAGGACTTAACCACACAGTGGACTGAAGTGAAATAACACTACTGATTGGGGTAGGACTTCTGTGTGTTCCATAAATCTAACTGTTGTGAGTGCTCAACCAATTTGATCACAATAGTGAAAATGAAGTGAgtgctctctttttctgttgctttattgTCTGTATGAAAAGAAGTGCACATATGTTTTAACACCGTGGCactttttctgttgtggttCGTTCATTTTGGTGGGACGGGAACATGATTCAGTGGAGAATATTGTCTTATGTCAACCTCAAGAATTGTTCAGCGATCTCAACTTACCGCTGTGTTCAGGTCTTTTGGGGGTGGTCCAGAATGCAAGTTGCCAACACGGAAAGTGTGTTCAGACCCTCTTCCAGGTTTGGAATATAACTTGTGAACTTGTGATTCAAACTTGGAAGGAAACAACATAAAGAAATTGACCAAGAGAGATCCAATTCTTCAACGAAGCATCATGTAATACTGTGTGTACAGAGCGGGGGATGCTCCCCCAACATTTACATTCACCCCCAAATGCAATGAATGCAGCGATAGGAGGGAACCTGAGTCTCTGAATGTTCACTGGATGGCTATAAACATACAATATTCTACTTAATATATGttaacttgttttatttttgaaccaaatattgtgtttttcttttgcatcaATTTAGTAATAACTCCAGATGTCACTGAATTATTTGTGTGTAAGCACTGATGGGAAAAGGTAAAGAAAATGGGAAgttaatgggaaaaaaaagtatttttaccTTCAATTGTCCAGAATGCTTAGTATGATTCTACAGTTTACATCAGATTGCCGTTTGTATCTACAAgatatattttttgtttaaatcgGTTTATTTTTGAGGAAAGATTTTGATTTCTCTTCGGGACTGGGGTTTCTGGGATGAAGGCCCATATTGCCCCTGGTCATCTGGCCTTACAGGAGGGACAGGACTGGAGGATCATGGGCAATGTGCTCAgtttaatttaatctttttcttttcctttgcttttatttattgatagATTTATTGTGCTGTCATTTGGTATGGGATTAGAAACTAAGCAAGGTTGACTCAAcatgaaggagaggagactgaATGAAAAACTAAAGTACATAAAATAATTGTAGTGTAAATCTATCAATGTCTTATTATATTGATGAACATCATGAAATATATGTATATTGGAAAAACAGTACCTATGACAACTTGtacttttgtgtgtgctttatgtGCTTTGTGGGTGTGCAACAATGGGCAGATGCAATTTTGACTGCAATTCTGGGACCTTATCTGACCTGTATGAATAAGCATAAAATTTATTATCAATACAAAGATAAACCTCCTTCTTTAATGTATCCTAGTTACATGTGTTTCTAAAATACATGGAGACCTGGAGCTGTGAAGGTGCACATCTCTGCATTCATCCAGAGTCACTTCAGACAGTAGCTGACCTCCACATCCTCcctcacactaacacacacacacacacacacacacacacaccccacttAAGTCTACACGTTCATGCACACAAATGGCATGTGCACTTAGTCCCATCTATCAGCTGTTAAAACCGCAATCCCCTTTCAATGAGTATATGCAGAGCCATATGTTGGAGGTCACGATAACAATGACACTTCACATTATCATTGAAATCTGTAAAGCATTCACACTGTCGTACATTTAACGGTGCATGTCATCAACATGTGCATGCAGGATTTTCACATCACTGTGAAACTGCAGATCTCACAGAGAAACATTATTAAACCTCTTTTGTGGCTCATGCAGTACATTAAGGTTTTAAGCACTCGGTGGGTAGTTATTAGAGGACCATATAACATTTCATCGACCCACAGTCGTGCAAAATGATGGAGCAGTGTCCTTGTTCATTCCATAGTTCACCACAGTGTAATGGTAGTCGTTTTAAAGTCGTGCAGCAACAGTGGGGAAAAGCGTCTTATCTACATTTTGTTGTAAAAGGAGCCACTAGAGAGAGTCACTTCCGGCGACGTTTATTTTGAAGGGCTCCTCCCTCACcagacttcctcttcttctctctttacGTTGAAGTGAGCACGGGCGGAACAGTATAATAGTATAATGTGCTAGACAGTCTTAGCTCTCAGAAATGCTAGTAAACACGAACTGGAAGagctcatttctttctttatgagCGATATTTCGTGCTTCATGAAGGGCAGCTGACACATTTCAGCGCAAAACACTCTTCCCCTGCGCCCACCAGTGACGGACAACACTGGCCTCAGATCAAATCACTTTGCGGGCCACAGCTCACCGAACCACCGGCTAATGCTACATGATAGTAGCCCAAGCCTGATTAGCTATCGTTGCTATGAGCACTGATCATGTCTGGTCCGGTTATATCACATTGCTGCTAGTGTGACGGGGAAATAGGTTTGTGTGTGGGAAATAATGAGACAACAGTGTaagtcaggcatgtcaaactgattccagaaagggccatgtggctgcaggttttctttccaaccaaggagtagcacaccaggctggaatcaaataatcagctgatctcagtctgcagctgataactaagtgatcccttgatgttgattggttggcctgctgtgctcctcgttggttggaacaaaaacctgcagccacacggccctttctggaatcagtttgacacgCCTGGTGTAAGTTAATGTAGTGAAGTCGCTGAACCCACCTCCCGCAGTGCAGATCCGCCGCCCACGCTGTAGTTTCAAGTTTCCACCACCAGGCGTCACCATGACGACAGTGAGCTGCTGTATGAACAGAGCTGTGGCCTTATTGGCACGagcctgtctgtcactgtccaGACAGAAAGATGGCAGCTAATTCATCATGAATACATATCACATAACGTCTACATcacaaaacaaagctgcatagaaacattttcattcttgattcgttatcaatcaatcaatcattagtgtgttaaaaagacatttctctaaatgcaaagtgtaaaaaataagaATGATTTTCGCCTTTATCACTGTGGACTGTGGAAAATGCTCCTTACTTTTGAGATGGTAGTTTGTAGATCTGTTAGTATTAACCGCCACTGCACAGACtatatacaatatacagtaaatagaGAGGGATCACTCTTATCTACATTGCTTTTTAGGTATGTGCAAGCAGCAAAAGCATATCAGTGCAACAACAATTCCTTTTCTTTTGCCACAAATTGTTGGCCTATTAGTCATCCATATAGTCAACAAAGTGGCGGATGTCTGTGATTTCCgctgtgcttttcatttttggGAATACAAAGCGTGTTTGCGTCTATTGCTTGAGAAAAAGAGATGCTTAAGCACTGTTTCCATTGTgaaagggctttttttttttactcggCATGATATTGTCATTATAATCCTTGGACTTACTGGCAAATGATGATGTGTCTCCTGAGCAGTTGCCATGAAAAGTGAGGCAAGGCTCACAGCAGTAAGTGTGATACTGTACGCTGTGGTTTAGGGTGCTTATTATGAGATTTCACTTCAGTGCAACATCCCGTTAATGCCAAATGAGGTGCTGTGAGCTTTTTTAGCACGTTGTCCATCGGCTGAGCGCATCGAATGTTCTCACGGAGCGCACACTGAAGTGTATTGTCGAGTGTATTGACTTCCCTCTTTAAATCTGAGAGAAGCAGCTCTGCTTTTTGTGAGAAACCGATGATGCACGTTGATGTTGCATACTTCATCCTGCAGTTTGGAGTCTTCTGGTGCCTGGCTCCATCTGTGATGCACTTGAAGGATTTCTCTGATTAAAAGCAGGATCGCATCATTTCTGGTCGAATCTTTATCTCTGTGCTTGTGCTTCTATTTATTGCTGAGGTCACATGAAATTTGGCCTGCTGTGCCGCGCTGCATAATTGGAAGACAGAtctattcttctttttttcaaactgcAGGGAGTGAGTTTGAGAGGAACCACAACTACAGAGAACAGATGGGTCTGTGATTGTTATGAAATCATCAGTTTCGGCCCGTCACCTCAGATGGATTCACACATTTCTATTCATTGTTTTCCGCCTCTCCAGCGCATTATCACATTTAATGGTGTTTTTATAAATTGACGCGTTTATCCTGGACAATAGGAGAGTCATTAGCAGAGGGAATGTGTGGTGTACACTCATCTGCTGGCTCAGGCAGGCATGGACATGACCTGACTCCAGGGTTCATTCAAAAACAACTTCTCACTTTCTCAGACTGCCTCTCTGTCCGATCGTTTTAagtttgttttccatttatCCTGATTTCTCCAACCCCTCCCCTCCCTACCCATCTGTCTCCCATCTCACAACAGTCATCCACTCCCCCACTGCTTCCCTCTGACGCTCCGCAAAGAATGCGCGCCCAGCTCGAAGGATTCATCGGGAGTTATTGCAGAAACCTACACCCTCGCTGTGGATTCCTGCTAAGTGTAAAGGTCGCTGTTACCCCCACACATAATGGCAGTGGCTGCAGAGTTGAGCGCACTCAGACGCTGTCCGCCCCCCAGCAGCCTCTGCACGTCATCGCATTCCTGCTTCTGCTGCCTGTTATCAGGACTTTGggttaacacaaacacagcaagacCGGGGAAAGCTCATTTCTCCTGCTCACCATGAGCGCCAGTCCCCCTCCTCTGTGGCACCAAAACTACTGCGAGCAGCCTGTAAAGCCTGAAAGAAGATTTTCAATTCAATCACAGTGTAAAAGTCGTATGCCACATGTGACTGGAGACACGGCCTCTGTGGGGAAactctgctctgtgctttcaTGAGCTGTCCATTCTGCTCGCCCCAGGCTTTGATCAAGGTGTTGCAGCTCTGTGGTCTGTAAAAGCGGCTGATTTTATAGTATTACTGCAACAACGTCCCCTCCACAGGCCTCAGTAATGTAGGCCAGGGGGTTTGAAAACTCCCCCCTCTGCAGTGTTATTCTTGCCTTGGTGGATTGTACGGGTTATAGATGCTCTCTGACTCAGATGTTATGGAGCCAAAGGAGCCCCTGGGGCTTGGGGAAATACGGTGAGAGGAAAGAGATCATTTGTTTTGTGAGACTTCTTTGTTTAGGTCTTACTGGAGCTCCTTTTGGATCCTATTTTGTTTTAACTAGATGGCTAAAGCTAAAACATTGAGAAAAGATTCTGCTGAGTAGATTAAAGGTCTCACATGTTGTGGAATGCAAAGATTTATGGCTCCACTAGTTGAGCGTTACAGCCCATAGAGCCTCGGGCTCTGGCCCCACCTGTGCACGCTGCATAGGGATCAGCCGGTCGGGATGGATGTTAATGGAGCTAACAGCCATCcgaaaacaaaataaaaaaattcaagCTTCTTTTACCCGAAGTTTCAACCATGTGAAGACGCAGAAACACGCGCTGTGAAAAGATGCACTCTGTCCACAGAGCATCAGCCACaactcctgccacacctcctctctgcccttCTTTCCTAGAAGTCAGGGTTATTATGGAGAAACATCTGGCTCTAATTAAagccttctcctccctccctccccactcACGTCACCCCCCTCATGGCTCTTTGTCGCCGCCGTTGTCCTTTCAGCATCTTTGTCCGTCTCCATATCCATTCTCGAACTCTCTTCCCCCTCTGATTCCTCCCCACTCATTCATTCTCTCCGCCCATCCCGAGCGGGCGGCCTCCTTCCCGTCCTACCCCCCCCACCTCAGTCTTACACCTCTTGCTTCCTGCTACTATCTCCCTTTCCTGCAGTcatctgctttgctttgtgtgcaCGCTGCATCATGATGCATGTGGGCTGCATCTGGGCTCTCTCCGTGTTCCTGTCTCTGAGTTTAGGATGGACAAAGGCTCAGCAGACCAATTACACCAGGTGAGGTCGCAGCGTGTGCGTTTGAGAAGTGTGTCTTCTTGAAATGAATGATCTTCAGTCAAGTGACTTTGTTGATGTGAGGATACTGTTTGTAGTTTTAACAAGAATGAGCTAATTGAGTTCACTACAGCCTGCAACTCTCGGCTGAAAAACATTGAattctttcctgtctctgtaAGTAAATTCTTTCCACTTCACTGTTTGCCTGGGCACAGAGTTGTCCTGTCGGTTTTTGGCTCATGATGTGAGGCACGCTGACTCTGCAGTGGCTGAGCCAGATGTTAATGCTTTGGGTTCTGCCTGTGGGGTCGAATCAGAGCGACTTGGCTCCGGCTCTGGACATCTTGGCTCTAATCAGCAAGCGTCTGGCTTTGCTGGGGTTCTGCTGTCTGAGCTCATAGTTTGTGGGAAGCATTTCCTCTGTTGCATCTAAGTATATGTTTGCTTCTTCAGGACGGGGGATGACGAGggtttttctgacttttcttaCTTCTTGCGAATTGTCATGAACAACTTGAACGACATAATTTTCACAAatgagccaaaaacaaaaattttCAGAcagcaaaatgccaaacaatAACAACTTCATAATAACAGGCCCATTCCTCTTGGCTCGAGCATACAGATGCGTCCCTGCTGGCAACAGCAGCCTGAAATAAGGACACTTCCCTTCTGTGGAATGAGCTCTGACATTCAGTGAACTCTGGATGTTTGGAAAGCGGCAGAATTTATTACATGAAGCGACACAATAATTTTGAGGTTCGACGAGTCTGTCAGCTGTAAAATGTGCCCGTCAGCTATTTCTGATTTTTTGTTCATGCTTCCGTCTCTTTGTAACTCTGTGACCCATCCAGACAGATCTTTCTGCTGTGAGTTGTGGCTTCACTTCAGTCTTGTAATTCTGTCTGATGATTCTGATGTTTATTGCTAAGACACACATGTAGTAACAGTATGCAAagcttcatttttaatgtggtgaaatgttattaaaatgtgaaatgacatCAGTAACAGAACCACTGCTTTAGAGCATTATCATGGATTAAGATGACGCTATGAGAAGTCCAGTCTTAGTGTGCAGGCCAGATCAAAGCGAACAtctcacatcacacatcaacTCGTCATGATATTCTGTCAGAGGTTTGCTGTGCATTTCAACATAGAAACACAAATCGTGGATGTTCATGGATTCAGTTTGATTATATTTGTAGTGAAGTTTGCAACATTTTGCTTTAGCTCATTGTTGATCCCTGAATATCAGGAtacaaaataatcaataatgtgATACTTCTGACAATTTGAAACagtttgctgcttctctgtagACTGGATGCTTCACCTCAACCAAGCCAAACACTACACAGGAAAAATGATTGTATAGTAGCATCATAGCTATAGAACCCCATGAATGAGTTTGAGAAATAACTGAAGAAATTATTAGAATTCAAGTCATTGTTATAAAATtgctatttattttcattgtaatAGTGCTATTTGTataatttttatttcattatagATACTGTTATTTCAAGATGCACTTTTTcaaagtctgtttttgtgtcatagTGTCACAGTGGTGTCAACAGTCATGTCACCTTTCAGTTACTCAACACTGAGAACAAAATGTAGCCAGTCCTCTCCTGTTAGCCAACAATCCTAAAGTCATTCTGAATGGAGCAaccagaggctgctgctgtaaataaactgCTCCTTGCATCAGTATCAGCACTCGACTTTTCAAATAAAGTCTATTTTAAGGCGTATTTCAGGATTGAAATGGATGAGTTGGCCTGTGAGTAAACAATCACCTTCATctaaacatgttgctgcagagcTCAAGTGTCGGCACAAATAACTTGACTGTggtttgattatttttcagtttgttttgtctttacgTGCCTTCGGTCTTCGGTCATCCGACTGCAGACTCGCAGTTTGCATTTATGCAAGCATAAACGTAGCAACGCCCTGTCGAGGCTAATAACTTGTGGTAAGACAGTCACAAACTGAGAATCCTTGTCTATTTACAGCACACTCAGCTTTTCCAGTAAATCCTACGTGACCTCAGTGGCCCAGAGTGGTCTAAACTTACAGACAGGCCTCTGAAGAAGTCagtcaaaataaagtcaaaataaaaggaGTCTCAGTGAGCTTGTATGAATGCATTTGTGTTGTCTCATAGACCTACAGTGGCATTAGTATggtccctgtctctctccacaggCCTGTGTTCTACTGTGGAGGAGACCTGGTCGCAGACTCAGGCTTCGTTGGCAGTGAGGGCTTCCCGAGCTTTTACAAACCCAACAGCAAATGCACCTGGCGCATCACCGTGAGTCACTTACCCCGCAACATGTCTAAATACTGACTCCTTCCTCACTCAGCCATTCAGCGTCTGACTCACATGCAACCCCTCTGGGTTCCAGGTCCCGGAGGGAACCGTGGTCATGCTCTCCTTCCGCATTTTTGACCTGGAGGCTGACTCACAGTGTCGCTACGACTATCTGGATGTTTACAACGGCCATTCCAACTTAGTGCAAAAACTAGGTCGCTTTTGTGGAACTTTCCGGCCCGGCGCTCTTATTTCTACCACGAACACCATGATGCTGGAGATGGTGTCGGATGCAGAGACGCAGGGCAGAGGGTTTGTGGCCTATTTCAGTGGAGCCAAACCGTATGTAGACGGTATGTGGTCAagtttttgctcttttatgTTATATCATGCATACAAATGTGCAGCCTGCATGGGCTTACAACATACCACAAAGTATACAGTAAAGTCAAAGGGATTTTTCAGAACATGGCAACCCAAAATTTGTCTCATTATTGGTTTAGAGAAGGATTAGTGAATTATTCAATAGCTACAACTTTTTAATCCTTTATAAATGATGCATTATGTGACTGCAACTGACACACTTAAGTGACTGTAGTGTATACAAACAAACTTGCTGCTTCTCCTGTATCACACAGCGTGCACAGGGCTGTAGTAGTGAGGGGAGTAGTGGAAGTAACTACCCAGGACCAAACATGGGGAATTCTGCATATCTAAGACGTATTGGAGCTTCTCAGGACTGCACATGGTTTAGTCCACGCCTGCAATCAGTTCGTACTCAAGAAAACTGCACTGATGCTTTTGCAGCAGAATCAAAGACTTAGAagaaaatatagttttttttctcccttttcttatGCCTGTGGAatatcaaaaatcaaaacagctATCAAGGAGATATGATATTTGTTTACAAGATGTAGAAATTCTTCCCTGCTAATAACCACTACTGATGCATGGGTGCGGTTGTCATGAAGTTATTTATACATGGTACGTCCATGTATAAATAACTGGTGATCTATGGGTTAAGAACCGCAACATACCTGGCTAGagtccacctctctctccccatgTTCCCTGTTATTCATACCTCTACTATGTGCTGTGATAAATGCATAACATCcccaaaaatgacaaagaaggAAAATACATGTATTAAAGTGATGTGATGATAGGAGGGCCAGGGGGCCCACTTTGGTTGAATGTGCAATTTGCAGCTTACGTAATGTATTTCCCTTGTGAATGCTTTGGATTCTGCCAACATTAAGATTACCAATCCTTAGTTGTGCAACTAAGCTCTTCAACTTCCAGACAAGCATGACTGATGCAACATACTGAATGATCAATAACTCAAACCTAAAAATCAAACAGTAGAAAAAATGTTAGTGAACAGAATCAGTGCTTTGATACATGTTAGTATTTTCTACTGTTATCTTCATTCATTGCCCTCATGGAGTGTGGACGACTTGTTTCAGACCAGCAGTTCTGTGGGGGGAAGATAACAAAGGCCCAGGGAGAGATCAAGACGCCCAACTGGCCTGACAAGAAATACCCACCTGGAACCAGCTGCTCCTGGCTTATTACTGTGGAGCCTGATATGGTGGAGACTCTCACTCCCAGCATgcagacattttattttccaaactcTTGTACACAGCCACTGACCCTTTAACgtcatctctctgtttctgtttgggtACCAGGTCATCCATGTGAAGTTTGATAAGTTCGTCTTGGAGGCTGACAGCTACTGTCGGTTTGACTATGTGGCGTTCTTTAACGGTGGAGAGAAAGATGATTCACGCCTGATTGGAAGATACTGTGGCGATCAGGTCCCACAGTAAGTGACAGATATctttaaagctgtttgttggcttttaaagtcattttaaatCGACTACTCTCAACTTTCCTACCTGTCTCCCGTCCAGGCCCATTACTACCACCGGCAACGTGCTGCTGGTCCAGTTCGTGTCCGACCTCAGTGTGACATCTGATGGGTTCCTCGCTCACTATACCAGCATCCCAGCAGGTTCTCAGATACCAACAGTTGACACAGGAGCCGGGACAAGGTCCATCCCCCCAAAACCTGCAGTCAAACCTGCTGCAACCACTGCAAAGCCGCCTGTCCCCACCCCCAAATACGTGCCCACTCAGAGACCCAAACCAGTCAAGCCCACGAGAGGCCGTGGGCAGGGCACCACAGGCCAGGACAGGAGGGTGGTCGCCACAAGGCCTAATGGAAAGAGGCCTGGTGGGTGAACTTATGTGCACACTATCTTTGTGTGTCACCGTGCAGAAGATGTAGATCTAACGCATTTTTTTATGCGTTCCTTATAGCCGTCCCTCAAAATCCTCTGTGCGCCAAAGCCTGTAAAAGAGATGGAACCATCAAGTCCAGTTTCTGTGCCAGTGAATTTGGTAAGTTTCCACCCCTTCACAAATGCAACAAGTAACCAAACCGACGTTGTGTTGACTGATCCCTCCTTTTCCCAGTGATAACCGGGAAGGTGACCTCTCTGGCCCCCGGGCCCAGAGGCACTCTCCTCGTTAGCGTCTCCCTCATTAAAGCCTACAAGTCAGGTCGACTAACGATCACGCAAGTTGGAGAGACCATGTCAGTTAGGCTGGTGTCACAGTGCAAGAAGTGCCCGCTGCTCCGCAGAGGTAACGGCGCcttggacacacactcacacagattaGCATTTCTAATTACTCAAAAATATAATACTAATTGACctttatggtcatttttttcctttccgaCAGGCCTCAACTTCATTATCATGGGTCAAGTGGATGAAGACGGACGTGGTACCCTGGAACCTGGTGCATTCACTGCTCCATACAAAGCCCCACATCACAAATTATTAATGAATATCAACAACCAACCCTGCTAACCTCACGTCTGTCCAGGCCAGGAAATTCAGACATATCAAACATACAAATGCAGACATTACAATGTGAAATACATATCCATTAAAAGCacaatataacagtaaaacataaCTTTGAACATTTTATCCTCCATTTTAAAGGAATACAAATTTATTCAAACACATGCCAAACCTTATATTTGTAATTTATATATGAATAAAGGTTTTATATCTCTTCCCAATGATTTGACTTCATGCTTATTCGTAGCTGTGTCTCTGGTACCACCTG
Above is a genomic segment from Chelmon rostratus isolate fCheRos1 chromosome 14, fCheRos1.pri, whole genome shotgun sequence containing:
- the pcolcea gene encoding procollagen C-endopeptidase enhancer a, translating into MMHVGCIWALSVFLSLSLGWTKAQQTNYTRPVFYCGGDLVADSGFVGSEGFPSFYKPNSKCTWRITVPEGTVVMLSFRIFDLEADSQCRYDYLDVYNGHSNLVQKLGRFCGTFRPGALISTTNTMMLEMVSDAETQGRGFVAYFSGAKPYVDDQQFCGGKITKAQGEIKTPNWPDKKYPPGTSCSWLITVEPDMVIHVKFDKFVLEADSYCRFDYVAFFNGGEKDDSRLIGRYCGDQVPQPITTTGNVLLVQFVSDLSVTSDGFLAHYTSIPAGSQIPTVDTGAGTRSIPPKPAVKPAATTAKPPVPTPKYVPTQRPKPVKPTRGRGQGTTGQDRRVVATRPNGKRPAVPQNPLCAKACKRDGTIKSSFCASEFVITGKVTSLAPGPRGTLLVSVSLIKAYKSGRLTITQVGETMSVRLVSQCKKCPLLRRGLNFIIMGQVDEDGRGTLEPGAFTAPYKAPHHKLLMNINNQPC